Proteins encoded within one genomic window of Methanolacinia paynteri:
- a CDS encoding methanogenesis marker 12 protein — MYIGIDHGTTAIRFACETGHFKISREDAREFKFSDLERLCPVDEIDGISVCYSMGDGISAITSIGKVENRGVVSREGAGEHIGGGTRVYDEVAGSGVPAVVIPGIHRGSPTDPRFKAYSHQTSPEKIGIAYQVFLDHGGDFVVADVSSNTVTMLVSGGKIVGAFDACIFSPGTKHGALDVDAIRKIDTGEWSANEAFLHAGVGESLPADVRKSALAMFTAMECASMKLLNRNAKVALAGSMAPAIAAEVEALLQEKVFVYDEWCASIGLWKIAKEVFERKKGVLGLELDL, encoded by the coding sequence ATGTATATAGGAATAGATCACGGGACGACGGCGATCCGGTTTGCCTGTGAAACCGGGCATTTCAAAATATCCCGCGAGGATGCAAGGGAATTCAAATTCAGCGACCTGGAAAGGCTCTGCCCTGTCGATGAGATTGACGGAATATCAGTCTGCTATTCGATGGGCGACGGAATATCGGCTATAACTTCCATCGGAAAGGTCGAGAACAGGGGTGTTGTCTCCAGGGAAGGAGCAGGCGAACACATCGGCGGCGGAACGAGGGTATACGACGAGGTCGCCGGATCAGGCGTTCCTGCGGTTGTAATTCCCGGAATACACAGGGGATCGCCCACCGACCCCAGGTTCAAGGCGTATTCGCACCAGACCAGCCCTGAAAAGATCGGCATCGCGTACCAGGTCTTCCTCGATCACGGCGGGGATTTCGTTGTCGCGGACGTGAGCTCGAATACCGTAACGATGCTTGTTTCGGGCGGAAAGATAGTCGGAGCATTCGATGCCTGCATCTTTTCCCCGGGAACGAAACATGGTGCGCTCGACGTTGATGCGATAAGAAAGATCGACACCGGCGAATGGTCGGCAAACGAGGCGTTCCTCCATGCCGGTGTAGGGGAATCGCTTCCTGCAGACGTGAGAAAGAGTGCCCTTGCGATGTTTACGGCGATGGAATGCGCCTCGATGAAACTTTTAAACAGGAACGCAAAAGTCGCACTCGCAGGCTCGATGGCCCCGGCAATTGCTGCTGAGGTCGAGGCACTCCTGCAGGAGAAGGTCTTTGTCTACGACGAGTGGTGTGCATCGATCGGCCTCTGGAAGATTGCAAAAGAGGTATTCGAGAGGAAAAAAGGAGTCCTGGGACTGGAACTGGATCTCTGA